The following proteins are encoded in a genomic region of Protaetiibacter sp. SSC-01:
- a CDS encoding dihydroxyacetone kinase family protein: MTRLFNDPADFADELVAGFVAANRDRVRAVPGGVVRSTASAPGTAALVIGGGSGHYPAFGGLVGPGLAHGAAMGNLFASPSTQQVLSVARAASNGGGVLLSYGNYAGDVLNFDAAEARLNAEGIPTRTVVVTDDISSAPASERHKRRGIAGDLTVFKVAGAAAEEGASLDELVRIATKANDRTRSFGVAFGGCTLPGASEPLFSVPDGRMAVGLGIHGEPGIGETDIPTADGLAELFVEKLLGELPDDVPSTAGQRAVVILNGLGSVKYEELFVVYGGVARRLEEAGVEIAGSEVGEFCTSFDMAGASLTLFWVDEELEHLWHAPADSPAFRTGRVEARSAAGAGAQADETGTPDAVPPASDASRRAAARLADALAALAATIDENVAELGRIDAVAGDGDHGIGMQRGATAAVRAATEARDAGVGAGTLLERAADAWSHRAGGTSGALWGVMLRAAGERLGDESEPDAATAAAAVRDALDGIRRFGKAEVGDKTMVDAIVPFAETLATRVDAGDSLVEAWTEAARAARDAAAATAELLPRMGRARPHAEKSLGTPDAGAHSFALAVTAVGATLSRKDPS, from the coding sequence ATGACCCGACTGTTCAACGATCCCGCCGACTTCGCCGACGAGCTCGTCGCGGGCTTCGTCGCCGCCAACCGCGACCGCGTGCGCGCCGTCCCCGGCGGTGTCGTGCGCTCGACCGCGAGCGCGCCCGGCACGGCGGCGCTCGTGATCGGCGGCGGCTCCGGCCACTACCCCGCGTTCGGCGGCCTCGTCGGGCCCGGCCTCGCGCACGGCGCCGCGATGGGCAACCTGTTCGCCTCGCCGTCGACGCAGCAGGTGCTCTCGGTCGCACGCGCCGCCTCGAACGGCGGCGGCGTGCTGCTGTCGTACGGCAACTACGCGGGCGACGTGCTCAACTTCGACGCCGCCGAGGCGCGCCTCAACGCCGAGGGCATCCCGACCCGCACGGTCGTCGTGACCGACGACATCTCCTCGGCCCCCGCATCCGAGCGGCACAAGCGCCGCGGCATCGCGGGCGACCTCACGGTCTTCAAGGTCGCCGGCGCCGCGGCCGAGGAGGGCGCCTCGCTCGACGAGCTCGTGCGCATCGCGACGAAGGCGAACGACCGCACCCGCAGCTTCGGCGTCGCGTTCGGCGGCTGCACGCTCCCCGGCGCGAGCGAGCCGCTGTTCAGCGTGCCGGACGGCCGGATGGCGGTGGGCCTCGGCATCCACGGCGAGCCCGGAATCGGCGAGACCGACATCCCCACCGCCGACGGCCTCGCCGAGCTCTTCGTCGAGAAGCTCCTGGGCGAGCTGCCCGACGACGTGCCCTCCACCGCCGGGCAGCGCGCGGTCGTGATCCTGAACGGCCTCGGCTCGGTCAAGTACGAGGAGCTCTTCGTCGTCTACGGCGGCGTCGCGCGCCGCCTCGAGGAGGCCGGCGTCGAGATCGCCGGCTCCGAGGTGGGCGAGTTCTGCACCTCCTTCGACATGGCCGGCGCCTCGCTCACGCTCTTCTGGGTCGACGAGGAGCTCGAGCACCTGTGGCACGCCCCCGCCGACAGCCCCGCCTTCCGCACGGGCCGCGTGGAGGCCCGATCCGCGGCCGGCGCGGGCGCGCAGGCCGACGAGACCGGCACGCCGGATGCCGTCCCGCCCGCGTCGGACGCCTCGCGCCGCGCGGCGGCCCGTCTCGCGGACGCGCTCGCGGCCCTCGCGGCCACGATCGACGAGAACGTCGCGGAGCTCGGGCGCATCGACGCCGTCGCGGGCGACGGCGACCACGGCATCGGCATGCAGCGCGGCGCGACCGCGGCCGTCCGGGCCGCCACCGAGGCGCGCGACGCGGGAGTCGGGGCCGGGACGCTCCTCGAGCGCGCGGCCGACGCGTGGTCGCACCGCGCGGGCGGCACCTCCGGCGCCCTGTGGGGTGTCATGCTGCGCGCCGCCGGCGAGCGCCTCGGCGACGAGTCCGAGCCCGACGCCGCGACGGCCGCCGCCGCCGTCCGCGACGCCCTCGACGGCATCCGCCGTTTCGGCAAGGCCGAGGTGGGCGACAAGACGATGGTCGACGCGATCGTGCCGTTCGCCGAGACGCTCGCGACCCGCGTCGACGCGGGCGACTCACTCGTCGAGGCGTGGACGGAGGCGGCCCGGGCCGCTCGCGACGCCGCCGCCGCGACGGCCGAGCTGCTGCCGCGGATGGGCCGCGCCCGTCCGCACGCCGAGAAGAGCCTCGGTACGCCCGATGCGGGCGCCCACTCCTTCGCCCTCGCCGTCACCGCGGTCGGGGCCACCCTCTCGCGAAAGGACCCCTCATGA
- a CDS encoding 50S ribosomal protein L25/general stress protein Ctc, whose translation MSDDNKLVAEVRDQFGKGAARKIRAAGKIPAVIYGHGTEPQHVTLPGHEVSLILRKANAVLDLDIAGTSQLALVKDVQKDPVRQIIEHVDLIVVKKGEKVQVDVPVHVEGESFAGTIVALDAATITIEAEATHIPENVVVSVEGLEEGTHITAGELELPKGASLVSDPETLVVAITAPAKVDLPEEGEGEAAPEAPAEEAAAEGDAE comes from the coding sequence ATGTCCGACGACAACAAGCTCGTCGCGGAGGTCCGCGACCAGTTCGGCAAGGGCGCTGCCCGCAAGATCCGCGCCGCCGGCAAGATCCCCGCCGTCATCTACGGCCACGGCACCGAGCCGCAGCACGTGACCCTGCCGGGCCACGAGGTCAGCCTCATCCTGCGCAAGGCGAACGCCGTGCTCGACCTCGACATCGCCGGCACGAGCCAGCTCGCCCTCGTGAAGGACGTGCAGAAGGACCCGGTGCGCCAGATCATCGAGCACGTCGACCTCATCGTCGTGAAGAAGGGCGAGAAGGTCCAGGTCGACGTGCCCGTGCACGTCGAGGGCGAGTCGTTCGCCGGCACGATCGTCGCGCTCGACGCCGCCACCATCACGATCGAGGCCGAGGCCACGCACATCCCCGAGAACGTCGTCGTGAGCGTCGAGGGCCTCGAGGAGGGCACGCACATCACGGCCGGCGAGCTCGAGCTGCCGAAGGGCGCCTCGCTCGTGTCCGACCCCGAGACGCTCGTCGTCGCGATCACGGCTCCCGCGAAGGTCGACCTGCCCGAGGAGGGCGAGGGCGAGGCCGCTCCCGAGGCCCCGGCCGAGGAGGCTGCCGCCGAGGGCGACGCCGAGTAA
- the pth gene encoding aminoacyl-tRNA hydrolase — protein sequence MADAWLVAGLGNPGPGYAAHRHNVGQMALDVLAERIGARFTRHKTNTQLAEGRLGPGLPKLVLVKPNSYMNLSGGPVSSAAKFFGLGADRVVVLHDELDIPFDTVRLKVGGGHGGHNGLRDIQSALGTPDFARVRIGIGRPPGRQDPADYVLSPFSKAEREVLPSLLSDAADATEDLVREGLLAAQQRWHAPRA from the coding sequence ATGGCGGATGCCTGGCTCGTAGCCGGGCTCGGGAATCCCGGGCCCGGCTACGCCGCTCATCGCCACAACGTGGGCCAGATGGCCCTCGATGTGCTCGCCGAGCGCATCGGCGCACGGTTCACGCGCCACAAGACGAACACCCAGCTCGCCGAGGGCCGGTTGGGTCCGGGGCTTCCGAAGCTCGTGCTCGTGAAGCCCAACTCCTACATGAACCTCTCGGGCGGCCCCGTCTCGTCGGCCGCCAAGTTCTTCGGCCTCGGCGCCGACCGCGTCGTCGTGCTGCACGACGAGCTCGACATCCCGTTCGACACCGTGCGCCTCAAGGTCGGCGGTGGCCACGGCGGCCACAACGGCCTGCGCGACATCCAGTCGGCCCTCGGCACCCCGGACTTCGCGCGCGTGCGCATCGGCATCGGCCGCCCGCCCGGCCGCCAGGATCCGGCCGACTACGTGCTCTCGCCGTTCTCGAAGGCCGAGCGCGAGGTGCTGCCGTCGCTGCTCTCGGATGCCGCCGACGCCACCGAGGACCTCGTGCGCGAGGGCCTGCTCGCCGCCCAGCAGCGCTGGCACGCGCCGCGGGCGTAG
- a CDS encoding carbohydrate ABC transporter permease has product MTRRTARLGLNRTGYLYVLPVLIVVVGIVYLGVAYNGYVSLLDWSGIGDGQVFIGLENYVDAFADPVLWTALGHVAVFAVITITVQMLLGLTMAILLSGGVWLRGVYKVVMFLPVVLSPAVISVSFRNLLSPDGAVNAALEAVGLGALTQPWLANPDTALFAIAAINIWAWTGFSFLLYQAALSQISQEHIEAAQLDGAGRFRTMWSVVVPQLSGTHATLVLIGIIGSLKTFELVYLTTGGGPGRSTEFLTTYIYKKAIEGFDAGYAAALSVILLVLSLALTVIQMRVNRTLKG; this is encoded by the coding sequence GTGACTCGACGCACCGCGCGTCTCGGACTGAACCGCACGGGCTACCTCTACGTGCTGCCCGTGCTCATCGTCGTCGTCGGCATCGTCTACCTCGGCGTCGCCTACAACGGCTACGTCTCGCTGCTCGACTGGAGCGGCATCGGAGACGGCCAGGTCTTCATCGGGCTCGAGAACTACGTCGACGCCTTCGCCGACCCCGTGCTCTGGACGGCCCTCGGACATGTCGCCGTGTTCGCGGTCATCACGATCACGGTGCAGATGCTGCTCGGCCTCACGATGGCCATCCTGCTGTCGGGCGGCGTGTGGCTGCGCGGCGTCTACAAGGTCGTCATGTTCCTCCCCGTCGTGCTGTCGCCCGCCGTCATCTCGGTCTCGTTCCGAAACCTGCTCTCGCCCGATGGCGCGGTCAACGCCGCGCTCGAGGCGGTCGGCCTCGGCGCGCTCACCCAGCCGTGGCTCGCCAACCCCGACACGGCGCTCTTCGCGATCGCCGCGATCAACATCTGGGCGTGGACGGGCTTCAGCTTCCTGCTCTACCAGGCGGCGCTCTCGCAGATCTCGCAGGAGCACATCGAGGCGGCTCAGCTCGACGGTGCAGGCCGCTTCCGCACGATGTGGAGCGTCGTCGTGCCCCAGCTGAGCGGAACGCACGCGACGCTCGTGCTCATCGGCATCATCGGCTCGCTCAAGACCTTCGAGCTCGTGTACCTCACGACGGGCGGCGGCCCCGGCCGCAGCACGGAGTTCCTCACGACGTACATCTACAAGAAGGCGATCGAGGGATTCGACGCCGGCTACGCGGCGGCGCTGTCCGTCATCCTCCTCGTCCTCTCGCTCGCGCTCACCGTCATCCAGATGCGCGTCAACCGGACCCTGAAGGGCTGA
- a CDS encoding ribose-5-phosphate isomerase: protein MTALEPLRIVVGSDDAGFQYKEALKADLEASDLVASVTDVGVDADGHTAYPKVAIAAAELVARGEADRALLICGTGLGVAISANKVPGVRAVTAHDSFSVERAVLSNNAQVLTMGQRVIGLELARRLVREWLTYRFDTTSASAEKVAVIDRYEATGNC from the coding sequence ATGACCGCCCTCGAACCGCTGCGCATCGTCGTCGGCTCGGACGACGCCGGCTTCCAGTACAAGGAGGCCCTCAAGGCCGACCTCGAGGCGTCGGACCTCGTCGCCTCGGTGACCGATGTCGGGGTCGACGCCGACGGCCACACCGCCTACCCCAAGGTCGCGATCGCCGCGGCCGAGCTGGTCGCGCGCGGCGAGGCGGACCGCGCCCTGCTGATCTGCGGCACGGGGCTCGGCGTCGCGATCTCCGCCAACAAGGTCCCCGGGGTCCGCGCCGTCACGGCCCACGACTCGTTCTCGGTCGAGCGGGCCGTGCTCTCCAACAACGCGCAGGTGCTCACGATGGGCCAGCGCGTCATCGGCCTCGAGCTCGCCCGCCGCCTCGTGCGCGAGTGGCTCACCTACCGCTTCGACACCACGAGCGCCTCGGCCGAGAAGGTCGCCGTCATCGATCGGTACGAAGCCACCGGGAACTGCTGA
- a CDS encoding carbohydrate ABC transporter permease, translated as MFGRTRLRERIIIQLLATVIAIPFAFPLVAIVAKSFEGQGPAANYLAVLTKTPFLRFMLNSLIISGGTVALVFVCTMLAAFAFSKLRFRGRDTLFVVVLGGLVLPAIALIVPIFTIVLRLGLLNTYVAVILPLAAITIPFTVLVTRNFLDGVPDEILEAAKIDGASSFTTLLRVVLPLAKPIIAVVLVWTFLQSWNEFFLPLLLLQSTEMQAITQVPLYFTSEYGSDTPKIFASLVLLSLPVVVAYLSMQRFFERGLTAGAVK; from the coding sequence GTGTTCGGACGTACCCGCCTGCGCGAGCGCATCATCATCCAGCTGCTCGCGACCGTCATCGCGATCCCCTTCGCCTTCCCGCTCGTCGCGATCGTCGCGAAGAGCTTCGAGGGTCAGGGGCCCGCGGCGAACTACCTCGCCGTGCTCACGAAGACCCCGTTCCTGCGGTTCATGCTCAACAGCCTCATCATCTCGGGCGGCACCGTCGCGCTCGTCTTCGTGTGCACGATGCTCGCGGCCTTCGCCTTCAGCAAGCTGCGGTTCCGAGGACGCGACACGCTCTTCGTCGTCGTGCTCGGCGGCCTCGTGCTGCCGGCGATCGCGCTCATCGTGCCGATCTTCACGATCGTGCTGCGTCTCGGCCTGCTCAACACCTACGTCGCGGTCATCCTCCCGCTCGCCGCCATCACGATCCCCTTCACGGTGCTCGTGACGCGGAACTTCCTCGACGGGGTGCCCGACGAGATCCTCGAGGCCGCGAAGATCGACGGTGCGAGCTCGTTCACGACGCTCCTGCGCGTCGTGCTGCCGCTCGCGAAGCCCATCATCGCGGTCGTCCTCGTGTGGACCTTCCTGCAGTCGTGGAACGAGTTCTTCCTGCCCCTCCTGCTTTTGCAGTCCACCGAGATGCAGGCCATCACACAGGTGCCGCTCTACTTCACGAGCGAGTACGGCAGCGACACCCCGAAGATCTTCGCGTCGCTCGTGCTGCTCTCGCTGCCCGTCGTCGTGGCGTACCTCTCGATGCAGCGCTTCTTCGAACGCGGCCTCACGGCGGGAGCCGTCAAGTGA
- a CDS encoding triose-phosphate isomerase family protein: protein MARAVVGVSLKMYFGHRAAKEWLADVADIAATSPAVASGDVELFVAPTFVQLLPALEAVGGTRVVVAAQDAATHDTGAFTGEVSPAELAEIGVGMVELGHAERRRLYGETDAVVAEKSAAALRNGLTPVLCIGEPHRVAPEEALAFAAEQVRAALGGAPAGRVILAYEPVWAIGASEPAPVDHIRHVTAGLRRLLAEWPERPGSAVLYGGSAGPGLLTELGDDVDGLFLGRFAHDPAALRAVLGEAAALAATR from the coding sequence ATGGCGCGCGCCGTCGTCGGCGTGAGCCTCAAGATGTACTTCGGGCACCGTGCCGCGAAGGAGTGGCTGGCCGATGTCGCCGACATCGCCGCGACGTCGCCCGCCGTCGCCTCCGGTGACGTCGAGCTCTTCGTCGCCCCGACCTTCGTACAGCTGCTGCCCGCGCTCGAGGCGGTCGGTGGCACGCGCGTCGTCGTCGCCGCGCAGGACGCGGCGACCCACGACACCGGCGCGTTCACGGGCGAGGTGAGCCCCGCCGAGCTCGCCGAGATCGGCGTCGGGATGGTCGAGCTCGGCCACGCCGAGCGGCGGCGCCTGTACGGCGAGACGGATGCGGTGGTCGCCGAGAAGTCGGCCGCGGCGCTCCGCAACGGCCTCACCCCCGTGCTGTGCATCGGCGAGCCCCACCGGGTCGCACCCGAGGAGGCGCTCGCGTTCGCCGCCGAGCAGGTGCGCGCCGCCCTCGGCGGCGCCCCGGCGGGCCGTGTCATCCTCGCGTACGAGCCCGTGTGGGCCATCGGCGCGAGCGAGCCGGCCCCCGTAGACCACATCCGTCACGTCACGGCGGGGCTGCGCCGGCTGCTCGCCGAGTGGCCCGAGCGCCCCGGCTCCGCCGTCCTCTACGGGGGCTCCGCGGGCCCGGGCCTCCTCACGGAGCTCGGCGACGACGTCGACGGGCTGTTCCTCGGCCGCTTCGCCCACGACCCGGCTGCGCTGCGCGCCGTGCTCGGGGAGGCAGCGGCGCTCGCCGCGACGCGCTAG
- a CDS encoding ABC transporter substrate-binding protein gives MMKFGNPRRRAAAAITALVAASVALAACSPADGGGEADGPVTLDVWGWNPDEASAPGYFDKFEAENPDIKVNYRFIQASDYVNAVRLAATTADGPDVFGLQVGVFPEQFAPLTLDLTPYLEDELGSDWADKLNGSDQYNVDGKQVAAPWYMSSGGFMWVNMSVADELGLAVPTTLDELVAFNRAAEAIGKKGLVQGAKDGFANLDLFQIVANQVEPGYFYSALAGDEDFDSTEMIEALEAWQELFTSGAVQEGALGMTAYPDANDARITGQAAMIPFGSWQFRDATNARMAQYAETYGDEAIADTVFMPADFPLVVEGGTPGSLFGGPDVGWAVSAQSDAKDAAARLVNWLTSSETGLSVLSDALRPPALIGSSIDLSDVKTPEQAAAIEEFITRGESLVGPREVSNPDVKEALVTALSAVASGQLSPADAAAQIQSAIDAA, from the coding sequence ATGATGAAGTTCGGCAATCCGCGTCGTCGCGCAGCGGCGGCCATCACGGCACTCGTCGCGGCATCCGTCGCGCTCGCCGCCTGCTCTCCCGCCGACGGCGGCGGCGAGGCAGACGGCCCCGTCACGCTCGACGTCTGGGGGTGGAACCCCGACGAGGCGAGCGCTCCCGGCTACTTCGACAAGTTCGAGGCCGAGAACCCCGACATCAAGGTCAACTACCGCTTCATCCAGGCGAGCGACTACGTCAACGCCGTGCGTCTCGCGGCGACGACGGCCGACGGCCCCGACGTGTTCGGCCTGCAGGTCGGCGTCTTCCCGGAGCAGTTCGCGCCGCTCACGCTCGACCTGACCCCCTACCTCGAGGACGAGCTCGGCTCCGACTGGGCCGACAAGCTCAACGGCAGCGACCAGTACAACGTCGACGGCAAGCAGGTCGCCGCGCCCTGGTACATGTCCTCCGGCGGGTTCATGTGGGTCAACATGAGCGTCGCCGACGAGCTCGGGCTCGCCGTGCCCACGACCCTCGACGAGCTCGTCGCGTTCAACCGCGCGGCCGAGGCGATCGGCAAGAAGGGCCTCGTGCAGGGCGCGAAGGACGGCTTCGCGAACCTCGACCTCTTCCAGATCGTCGCCAACCAGGTGGAGCCCGGCTACTTCTACTCGGCTCTCGCGGGCGACGAGGACTTCGACTCGACCGAGATGATCGAGGCGCTCGAGGCATGGCAGGAGCTCTTCACGTCGGGCGCCGTGCAGGAGGGCGCGCTCGGCATGACGGCGTACCCGGATGCGAACGACGCGCGCATCACGGGCCAGGCGGCCATGATCCCGTTCGGCAGCTGGCAGTTCCGTGACGCCACGAACGCCCGCATGGCGCAGTACGCCGAGACGTACGGCGACGAGGCGATCGCGGACACCGTGTTCATGCCGGCCGACTTCCCGCTCGTCGTCGAGGGCGGCACCCCGGGTTCCCTCTTCGGCGGTCCCGACGTCGGCTGGGCGGTCTCGGCCCAGAGCGACGCGAAGGATGCCGCGGCGCGTCTCGTGAACTGGCTCACGAGCTCGGAGACGGGCCTCTCGGTGCTCTCGGACGCCCTGCGTCCGCCGGCGCTCATCGGCTCGAGCATCGACCTCTCCGACGTCAAGACGCCGGAGCAGGCGGCGGCGATCGAGGAGTTCATCACCCGCGGCGAGTCGCTCGTCGGCCCGCGTGAGGTGTCGAACCCCGACGTCAAGGAGGCGCTCGTGACGGCGCTCTCCGCGGTGGCGAGCGGCCAGCTGTCGCCCGCCGACGCCGCAGCCCAGATCCAGTCCGCGATCGACGCGGCCTGA
- a CDS encoding D-2-hydroxyacid dehydrogenase yields the protein MTRLRVVIATPLAADLVELIARDERLEVVWEPELLNDPEIDWMVGPKQRTPEEQARYEALLDSADVLFGVPDQSGRALGRTVAANPGLQWVHTIPAGGGQQVRAARLAEADLERIVFTTSAGVHATPLAEFAVFGVLAGAKRLPWLLGMQRDKKWGPREPLHSLAETTVLVVGLGAIGRLTASKLTALGCRVVGVHRREVEADVERIVPVERFAEAASEADAIVLALPGTEATRGMLSAEVLASVKPGATVVNVGRGTTVDEPALIEALQDGRVGLAVLDVTAVEPLPEESPLWELPNVVLAPHTAAISPHEPRLIAELFAENARRFLDGEPLLNVVNTREFY from the coding sequence ATGACCCGCCTGCGCGTCGTGATCGCCACGCCGCTCGCCGCCGACCTCGTCGAGCTCATCGCGCGCGACGAGCGCCTCGAGGTGGTGTGGGAGCCGGAGCTGCTCAACGACCCCGAGATCGACTGGATGGTCGGGCCCAAGCAGCGCACGCCCGAGGAGCAGGCGCGCTACGAGGCGCTGCTCGACTCGGCCGACGTGCTGTTCGGCGTGCCCGACCAGTCGGGGCGCGCGCTCGGCCGCACGGTCGCCGCCAATCCGGGCCTCCAGTGGGTGCACACGATCCCCGCGGGTGGCGGGCAGCAGGTGCGCGCCGCGCGGCTCGCGGAGGCCGACCTCGAGCGCATCGTCTTCACGACGTCCGCGGGCGTGCACGCGACGCCGCTCGCCGAGTTCGCCGTCTTCGGCGTGCTCGCGGGCGCCAAGCGCCTCCCGTGGCTGCTCGGCATGCAGCGCGACAAGAAGTGGGGCCCGCGCGAGCCGCTCCACTCGCTCGCCGAGACGACCGTGCTCGTCGTCGGGCTCGGCGCGATCGGCCGACTCACGGCGTCGAAGCTCACGGCGCTCGGCTGCCGGGTGGTCGGCGTGCACCGCCGCGAGGTCGAGGCGGACGTCGAGCGCATCGTGCCCGTCGAGCGCTTCGCGGAGGCGGCATCCGAGGCCGACGCGATCGTGCTCGCCCTGCCCGGCACGGAGGCGACGCGCGGGATGCTGTCGGCCGAGGTGCTCGCGAGCGTCAAACCCGGCGCGACCGTCGTCAACGTCGGCCGCGGTACGACCGTCGACGAACCCGCGCTCATCGAGGCGCTGCAGGACGGCCGCGTCGGCCTCGCGGTGCTCGACGTGACCGCCGTCGAGCCGCTGCCCGAGGAGAGCCCCCTGTGGGAGCTGCCGAACGTCGTGCTCGCGCCCCACACCGCCGCCATCAGCCCCCATGAGCCGCGCCTCATCGCCGAGCTCTTCGCCGAGAACGCGCGCCGCTTCCTCGACGGCGAGCCGCTGCTCAACGTCGTCAACACGCGCGAGTTCTACTGA
- a CDS encoding gluconokinase, with the protein MSQESHGRVPPVVVMGVSGSGKSTVGALLAERLGVPFVDGDALHPATNVAKMAAGIPLTDDDRWPWLDAVGERLAHSPVVVACSALRRAYRDRLRAAAPGARFVLLDGTRELLAERMHERTASQPDHFMPLALLDSQLATLELPGPDEHVLVYDIAAPPLAIADAAAQELETA; encoded by the coding sequence ATGTCGCAGGAGTCTCACGGACGCGTGCCGCCCGTCGTCGTCATGGGGGTCTCGGGGTCGGGCAAGTCGACGGTCGGTGCTCTGCTCGCCGAGCGGCTCGGCGTCCCCTTCGTCGACGGCGACGCCCTGCACCCCGCGACGAACGTCGCCAAGATGGCGGCCGGCATCCCGCTGACCGACGACGACCGCTGGCCGTGGCTCGACGCCGTGGGGGAGCGGCTCGCGCACTCGCCCGTCGTCGTGGCGTGCTCGGCGCTGCGCCGCGCCTACCGCGACCGGCTGCGCGCCGCCGCGCCGGGGGCCCGCTTCGTGCTGCTCGACGGCACCCGCGAGCTGCTCGCCGAGCGCATGCACGAGCGCACGGCGAGCCAGCCCGATCACTTCATGCCGCTCGCCCTGCTCGACTCGCAGCTCGCGACGCTCGAGCTGCCGGGGCCCGACGAGCACGTGCTCGTGTACGACATCGCCGCGCCCCCGCTCGCCATCGCGGATGCCGCGGCACAGGAACTGGAGACCGCATGA
- a CDS encoding D-isomer specific 2-hydroxyacid dehydrogenase family protein, whose amino-acid sequence MTAGRTDAVHVAAADPLLAEALAGAVVRGGGRVTPLAEATGLVCALGPDGLRALLDASSVDWVQLGGAGIEAFRGTLDPRLTWTSAKGAYAEPVAEHALALALAVLRRFTERARAREWGAQAGESLFGRRVLVVGGGGIASELVRLLQPYRTDITVVRRSRDPLPGASRTVALGELDEHLPRTDVLVLAAALTPETAGLMDARRLALLPASAVVVNIARGGLIDTDALVAALRDGAIAGAGLDVTDPEPLPAGHPLWDEPRALVTPHTADTPEMIRVMLAARVEENVRRRIAGEPLVGVVDTTLGY is encoded by the coding sequence GTGACCGCGGGGCGCACGGATGCCGTGCACGTCGCCGCCGCGGACCCCCTGCTCGCGGAGGCGCTCGCCGGCGCCGTCGTGCGCGGCGGCGGCCGCGTGACGCCGCTCGCCGAGGCGACGGGCCTCGTGTGCGCGCTCGGTCCCGACGGCCTGCGCGCGCTCCTCGACGCGAGCTCGGTCGACTGGGTGCAGCTCGGCGGTGCGGGCATCGAGGCGTTCCGCGGCACGCTCGATCCGCGGCTCACGTGGACCTCGGCGAAGGGCGCCTACGCCGAGCCCGTCGCCGAGCACGCGCTCGCCCTCGCGCTCGCGGTGCTGCGGCGCTTCACCGAGCGCGCCCGCGCCCGCGAGTGGGGCGCGCAAGCGGGGGAGTCGCTCTTCGGCCGCCGGGTGCTCGTCGTGGGCGGCGGGGGCATCGCGAGCGAGCTCGTGCGCCTGCTTCAGCCCTACCGCACCGACATCACGGTCGTTCGGCGCTCGCGGGATCCGCTCCCGGGCGCCTCCCGCACGGTCGCCCTCGGCGAGCTCGACGAGCACCTGCCCCGCACCGACGTGCTGGTCCTCGCCGCGGCCCTCACGCCCGAGACCGCCGGGCTCATGGACGCCCGCCGGCTCGCGCTGCTGCCCGCATCCGCTGTCGTCGTCAACATCGCGCGTGGCGGCCTCATCGACACGGACGCGCTCGTCGCCGCCCTGCGCGACGGCGCGATCGCGGGCGCCGGCCTCGACGTGACCGACCCGGAGCCGCTGCCCGCGGGTCACCCGCTGTGGGATGAGCCGCGCGCACTCGTGACCCCGCACACCGCCGACACCCCCGAGATGATCCGCGTCATGCTCGCGGCGCGCGTCGAGGAGAACGTGCGGCGGCGCATCGCGGGCGAGCCCCTCGTGGGCGTCGTCGACACGACACTCGGGTACTGA